A single region of the Hyphomicrobiales bacterium genome encodes:
- the argS gene encoding Arginine--tRNA ligase, producing MNIFDLYQRHLSAAIEDLVASGRLAGGLDLSRVVVEPPRDASMGDLATNAAMVLAKDAKTNPRALAELLSEALKTAPGVAGVAVAGPGFINLTLEPGVYLDVMRSVLSDGADFGRGAAGAPAPVNVEYVSANPTGPMHVGHGRGAVFGDALANVLAFAGRQVTREYYINDAGGQVDVLARSAFLRYREALGQDIGEIPEGLYPGDYLKPVGAELAARFGDTLLAKSEAEWLPIVRDVAIDGMMVMIRDDLAALGIHHDVFFSERTLHGANGGAIKAVIDELTQRGFVYRGRVPPPKGQLPEDWEDREQLLFRATDVGDDIDRPLMKSNGSYTYFAADVAYLENKHARGFRELIYVLGADHGGYVKRLQAVGRAIGGKETEVIVLLCQLVRLLRDGEPVKMSKRSGDFVTLREVIDEVGRDAVRFMMLFRKNDATLDFDLAKVVEQSKDNPVFYVQYAHARCASVFRQAAEALSDLSMAGKALASADFSRLNDDSEVEILRRLAQYPRVVQASAASHEPHRVAFFLYELASAFHSLWNKGKDSPQLRFINADDRDLTTARLGLVLAVRSVLASGLAILGVAAPDEMR from the coding sequence ATGAACATCTTCGACCTGTACCAGCGCCATTTGTCTGCCGCCATCGAGGACCTGGTGGCTTCTGGCCGCCTTGCCGGGGGCCTCGACCTGTCGCGCGTCGTGGTCGAACCGCCACGCGATGCGTCCATGGGCGATCTCGCCACGAATGCTGCGATGGTGCTGGCGAAGGACGCCAAGACCAATCCGCGCGCCCTTGCGGAGCTTCTCAGCGAGGCGCTGAAGACGGCGCCGGGGGTTGCCGGCGTTGCGGTCGCCGGGCCGGGCTTCATCAATCTCACGCTGGAGCCGGGTGTCTATCTCGACGTGATGCGCAGCGTGCTGAGCGACGGCGCTGATTTCGGGCGCGGCGCGGCTGGGGCGCCGGCGCCGGTCAATGTCGAATATGTGTCGGCGAATCCGACCGGACCCATGCATGTGGGCCATGGTCGCGGAGCCGTGTTCGGCGATGCCCTGGCCAATGTACTGGCCTTCGCGGGCCGGCAGGTGACGCGCGAGTATTACATCAACGATGCCGGTGGACAGGTCGATGTCCTCGCCCGCTCCGCCTTCCTGCGCTATCGCGAGGCGCTTGGTCAGGATATCGGTGAAATCCCCGAAGGGCTCTATCCCGGTGACTATCTGAAACCGGTGGGGGCGGAGCTCGCGGCACGCTTTGGCGACACGCTCCTGGCCAAGTCCGAGGCCGAATGGCTGCCGATCGTGCGGGATGTCGCCATCGACGGCATGATGGTGATGATCCGTGACGATCTCGCGGCGCTTGGCATTCATCACGACGTTTTCTTCTCGGAACGCACTTTACATGGAGCCAATGGCGGGGCCATCAAGGCGGTCATCGATGAGCTGACGCAGCGCGGTTTTGTCTATCGCGGCCGCGTTCCTCCACCCAAGGGACAGCTGCCTGAGGATTGGGAGGATCGCGAGCAACTTCTGTTTCGGGCGACGGATGTTGGCGATGACATCGACCGCCCGCTGATGAAGTCCAATGGCAGCTACACCTATTTCGCGGCTGACGTGGCCTATCTCGAGAACAAGCATGCACGCGGCTTCCGCGAGCTGATCTATGTGCTCGGCGCCGACCACGGCGGCTATGTCAAGCGGCTCCAGGCCGTCGGCCGCGCCATCGGCGGAAAGGAGACGGAGGTCATCGTGCTGCTCTGCCAGCTCGTGCGTCTTTTGCGCGATGGCGAGCCCGTGAAGATGTCGAAACGCTCCGGCGACTTCGTGACTTTGCGTGAGGTGATCGACGAAGTTGGCCGCGACGCGGTGCGCTTCATGATGCTTTTCCGCAAGAATGACGCGACGCTCGATTTCGATCTTGCCAAGGTGGTCGAACAGTCGAAAGACAACCCGGTTTTCTATGTGCAGTACGCCCATGCGCGTTGCGCATCTGTATTCCGGCAGGCAGCGGAAGCGCTCTCTGACCTATCGATGGCGGGTAAGGCCCTTGCATCCGCTGACTTTTCTCGATTGAATGATGATTCGGAAGTCGAGATTTTGCGTCGCTTGGCCCAGTATCCCCGAGTCGTGCAGGCATCGGCTGCGTCACATGAGCCGCACCGGGTAGCGTTCTTCCTGTATGAACTGGCAAGTGCGTTTCATAGTTTATGGAATAAAGGCAAAGACTCGCCCCAATTACGATTTATTAATGCTGACGATCGAGATTTGACCACTGCAAGGCTGGGTCTAGTCCTAGCTGTCAGGTCCGTCCTTGCATCTGGTCTTGCAATTCTTGGGGTTGCGGCACCAGACGAGATGCGCTAA
- the tatB gene encoding Sec-independent protein translocase protein TatB, whose translation MFDIGWSELLLIGAVALVVIGPKDLPRALKTVGQFTTKLKRMAAEFQSQFNEAMREAELDDIKRSVDSVKDATKSFNPLQKVRDELQTVRDDIRSSVENKPADTMASPSPADPLAATEVAKTSDTVGGAAANTIQASNTIQASVSDSGTTAHPDHPLPPLDLGLANLPATPEPAAVLNAANTPAKPLEPSKPVAPTKSVAAARTAAVKDIERAKPADVAPVGEEELASTSKPAAKSRRKVPAVGVADDGATPAPASRARAAKPRATAKSATAARSDAAVVADAEGVTAGKAKAASQAPASKSKAAAKPKTASKTQTSSKTETAAKVKTAPKSGTASQSGSAPKSKQAAASALPDVGEAAPTGVSSVTKPDVPGEGSLT comes from the coding sequence ATGTTCGATATAGGTTGGAGCGAATTACTCCTTATCGGTGCGGTGGCGCTCGTCGTCATCGGACCGAAGGATTTGCCGCGCGCGCTGAAGACGGTGGGGCAGTTTACCACCAAGCTCAAGCGCATGGCCGCCGAGTTTCAGTCCCAGTTCAACGAGGCGATGCGCGAGGCCGAGCTCGACGACATCAAGCGCAGCGTTGACAGCGTGAAGGACGCGACCAAGTCGTTCAACCCGCTCCAGAAGGTGCGGGATGAACTGCAGACGGTTCGGGACGACATCCGCAGCAGCGTCGAGAACAAGCCCGCCGACACGATGGCTTCGCCTTCGCCGGCCGACCCTTTAGCCGCGACCGAAGTGGCCAAGACCAGCGACACGGTCGGCGGCGCGGCCGCCAACACCATCCAGGCGTCCAACACTATCCAGGCGTCGGTGTCGGACAGCGGCACCACCGCGCATCCGGACCATCCGCTGCCACCGCTCGACCTTGGCTTGGCCAATCTGCCGGCCACGCCCGAGCCCGCAGCGGTTTTGAACGCGGCGAACACGCCGGCCAAGCCTTTGGAGCCCTCCAAGCCCGTCGCGCCCACAAAGTCCGTCGCGGCCGCCAGGACCGCAGCTGTCAAGGACATCGAGCGGGCAAAGCCAGCCGACGTGGCCCCTGTCGGCGAGGAGGAACTGGCTTCGACATCCAAGCCAGCCGCGAAATCCAGACGCAAGGTGCCTGCTGTGGGCGTTGCAGACGATGGTGCGACGCCAGCCCCAGCCTCGCGGGCGAGGGCTGCGAAGCCCCGAGCCACCGCGAAATCTGCGACTGCCGCCAGATCCGATGCCGCCGTCGTGGCTGACGCTGAAGGTGTAACGGCTGGCAAGGCGAAGGCCGCTTCTCAAGCGCCCGCTTCAAAGTCGAAGGCTGCCGCCAAGCCGAAGACGGCCTCCAAGACCCAAACGTCCTCCAAGACCGAAACGGCCGCCAAGGTCAAGACTGCCCCCAAATCCGGGACAGCTTCCCAATCAGGATCGGCCCCGAAGTCAAAACAGGCCGCCGCATCCGCGCTTCCGGACGTGGGCGAGGCCGCTCCAACCGGTGTATCTTCTGTGACCAAGCCTGACGTGCCGGGCGAAGGAAGCCTGACATGA
- a CDS encoding Segregation and condensation protein A gives MARELTFEDVAQSERDDDDPALIVDVDGFEGPLDLLLELARRQKVDLARISILALAEQYLGFVEEARRVRLELAADYLVMAAWLAYLKSRLLLPEAPKGEGDEPSAADLATALALRLKRLEAMREAAKKLAERPQLGREFFARGQPEAIGDIARPQWGATLYDLLSAYSRQRMKNANARVTLRKRFVWSLVDARETLERLVGVATNWTQLDDFLVDYAVDPAMRTTVRASAFSATLEMVREGLLDLQQDGAFTPLWVRKRGKARNATEAGIGTDVEGGSLRDKPGHEGRVAQDEVQEDAA, from the coding sequence GTGGCTCGCGAACTGACGTTCGAGGATGTCGCGCAATCTGAGCGCGACGATGACGACCCCGCCCTGATCGTCGATGTAGACGGATTTGAAGGCCCGCTGGACCTGCTGCTGGAGCTCGCGCGGCGCCAGAAGGTCGATCTTGCGCGGATCTCCATCCTGGCGCTCGCGGAACAGTATCTCGGCTTCGTCGAGGAGGCGCGCCGCGTACGCCTTGAGCTTGCGGCTGATTATCTCGTCATGGCGGCCTGGCTCGCCTATCTCAAATCGCGGCTGCTCCTGCCGGAGGCTCCCAAGGGGGAGGGGGATGAGCCGAGCGCGGCTGACCTCGCGACGGCACTCGCCCTGCGCCTGAAACGGCTCGAGGCCATGCGGGAGGCTGCGAAGAAACTTGCCGAGCGGCCTCAACTGGGGCGTGAGTTCTTTGCCCGCGGCCAGCCCGAGGCCATCGGCGACATCGCGCGTCCGCAATGGGGGGCAACGCTCTACGATCTCTTGAGCGCCTATTCCCGCCAACGGATGAAGAATGCGAATGCGCGGGTGACGCTGCGCAAGCGATTCGTGTGGTCCCTGGTCGATGCGCGCGAAACCCTGGAACGGCTCGTTGGCGTCGCCACGAATTGGACACAACTGGACGATTTTCTCGTCGATTACGCCGTCGATCCAGCCATGCGCACGACCGTGAGGGCTTCCGCCTTCTCGGCGACGCTTGAGATGGTGCGTGAAGGCCTGCTCGACCTGCAGCAGGACGGGGCGTTTACGCCGCTCTGGGTGCGCAAGCGTGGAAAGGCCAGAAATGCCACGGAAGCTGGCATCGGGACTGATGTGGAGGGCGGTTCTCTGCGGGATAAGCCCGGTCATGAGGGACGCGTTGCACAAGATGAGGTGCAAGAGGACGCGGCATGA
- a CDS encoding hypothetical protein (Evidence 5 : Unknown function), which translates to MHLILCNASLMTGLIPQRTALHISPDASFRGISGLSTLAHPERRKRPVLLQVEQAFTHHLKRRREGGSPHGRAHGWIDGVIDEKIVQLCPIRGDANEPFQGFARIDQGPHESLAQRHPRIRILHPLAGIGAQEIVERCPPLRTRDVADGLGLAAGKELTPQLRPLGKFLRSLPHGLEPFQAQGECRREVSRARLIPLPLGSLRQEQPRFEIGEPGRHDEIISRKLKAYAARLLDEAEILFRERQDGDPRKIDLLAPRELQQQVQRAFKSVYIDDQGGVVIVALRLRDILERQFASHGISLRMR; encoded by the coding sequence TTGCACCTCATCTTGTGCAACGCGTCCCTCATGACCGGGCTTATCCCGCAGAGAACCGCCCTCCACATCAGTCCCGATGCCAGCTTCCGTGGCATTTCTGGCCTTTCCACGCTTGCGCACCCAGAGCGGCGTAAACGCCCCGTCCTGCTGCAGGTCGAGCAGGCCTTCACGCACCATCTCAAGCGTCGCCGAGAAGGCGGAAGCCCTCACGGTCGTGCGCATGGCTGGATCGACGGCGTAATCGACGAGAAAATCGTCCAGTTGTGTCCAATTCGTGGCGACGCCAACGAGCCGTTCCAGGGTTTCGCGCGCATCGACCAGGGACCACACGAATCGCTTGCGCAGCGTCACCCGCGCATTCGCATTCTTCATCCGTTGGCGGGAATAGGCGCTCAAGAGATCGTAGAGCGTTGCCCCCCATTGCGGACGCGCGATGTCGCCGATGGCCTCGGGCTGGCCGCGGGCAAAGAACTCACGCCCCAGTTGAGGCCGCTCGGCAAGTTTCTTCGCAGCCTCCCGCATGGCCTCGAGCCGTTTCAGGCGCAGGGCGAGTGCCGTCGCGAGGTCAGCCGCGCTCGGCTCATCCCCCTCCCCCTTGGGAGCCTCCGGCAGGAGCAGCCGCGATTTGAGATAGGCGAGCCAGGCCGCCATGACGAGATAATCAGCCGCAAGCTCAAGGCGTACGCGGCGCGCCTCCTCGACGAAGCCGAGATACTGTTCCGCGAGCGCCAGGATGGAGATCCGCGCAAGATCGACCTTCTGGCGCCGCGCGAGCTCCAGCAGCAGGTCCAGCGGGCCTTCAAATCCGTCTACATCGACGATCAGGGCGGGGTCGTCATCGTCGCGCTCAGATTGCGCGACATCCTCGAACGTCAGTTCGCGAGCCACGGCATTTCGCTCCGGATGCGATGA
- the tatA gene encoding Sec-independent protein translocase protein TatA, protein MGGASIWHWIVVGVIVLLLFGRGKISDMMGDVAKGIKAFKKGMSEDEEKAAQPSASEPPRPLSHQSASGATVETPAGERKAG, encoded by the coding sequence ATGGGTGGAGCTAGCATTTGGCACTGGATCGTCGTCGGCGTGATCGTGCTGCTCTTGTTCGGGCGGGGCAAGATTTCGGACATGATGGGCGACGTGGCCAAGGGCATCAAGGCCTTCAAGAAGGGCATGAGTGAGGACGAGGAGAAGGCGGCGCAGCCCTCCGCCTCAGAGCCGCCGCGTCCCCTCAGCCATCAGTCTGCTTCCGGCGCGACCGTCGAGACGCCTGCTGGCGAGCGCAAGGCCGGCTAA
- a CDS encoding Segregation and condensation protein B: MTADIEAIAADDEEAFVFAQAVRAAEAVLFASREPVSEAVLASRLPPSTNVTAVLDRLQDHYSGRGVNLVRVAGLWAFRTAPDLAASLAREVDEPRKLSRAALETLAIIAYHQPVTRAEIEDIRGVATSRGTLDTLLESSWIRLRGRRRTPGRPVTYGTTAAFLTHFGLDAIDDLPGLDELKGAGFIEGRMPSAFSVPLPSDSPALTGDEDPLEDGPLEDNLFDRIDDERGLGEDDA, from the coding sequence ATGACGGCCGATATCGAGGCCATCGCGGCTGACGACGAGGAAGCGTTCGTTTTCGCGCAGGCCGTGCGCGCCGCGGAAGCCGTATTGTTCGCGTCCCGCGAGCCGGTCAGCGAGGCGGTTCTCGCGAGCCGCCTGCCGCCGTCTACGAATGTGACGGCGGTGCTGGACCGCTTGCAGGACCATTATTCCGGCCGCGGCGTCAATCTTGTCCGTGTCGCGGGCCTATGGGCTTTCCGCACGGCGCCGGACCTGGCCGCCTCGCTGGCGCGCGAGGTCGATGAACCGCGCAAATTGTCGCGGGCAGCGCTCGAGACGCTGGCCATCATCGCCTATCATCAGCCTGTCACCCGCGCCGAGATAGAGGATATACGCGGCGTCGCAACGTCGCGCGGAACGCTCGACACGCTTCTCGAGAGCTCATGGATCCGGCTGCGTGGCCGCCGTCGGACGCCGGGGCGGCCGGTTACGTACGGGACAACGGCGGCCTTCCTGACGCATTTCGGGCTTGATGCCATCGATGACCTGCCGGGGCTTGATGAGTTGAAGGGCGCGGGTTTCATCGAGGGGCGGATGCCGTCGGCCTTCAGCGTGCCCCTGCCGAGCGACAGTCCCGCGCTGACCGGTGACGAGGATCCTCTGGAGGATGGCCCTCTTGAGGATAACCTGTTCGACCGGATCGATGATGAGCGCGGGCTCGGGGAAGACGACGCCTGA
- the erpA gene encoding Iron-sulfur cluster insertion protein ErpA, with translation MGDMSMTPISLTERAVARIQEVLAGEQAGAMLRISVNGGGCSGFQYVFDVDHERGDDDLVVERDGATVLVDSVSLQYMDGAVIDFVDDLIGQSFKIENPHATASCGCGTSFSL, from the coding sequence ATGGGTGACATGAGCATGACGCCGATTTCCCTCACTGAACGGGCCGTGGCGCGCATCCAGGAAGTCCTCGCCGGGGAACAGGCGGGGGCAATGCTGCGGATCAGCGTCAATGGCGGTGGTTGCTCAGGCTTCCAGTATGTGTTCGACGTGGACCATGAACGCGGGGACGACGACCTCGTGGTGGAACGCGACGGGGCGACGGTACTGGTCGATTCCGTGTCGCTTCAGTATATGGACGGCGCGGTGATCGATTTCGTCGACGATCTGATCGGCCAGTCGTTCAAGATCGAAAATCCGCATGCGACCGCCTCATGCGGTTGCGGAACGTCATTCTCGCTGTAA
- a CDS encoding Deoxyguanosinetriphosphate triphosphohydrolase-like protein, with amino-acid sequence MRPNGERWRAPYACDPGASRGRLYPEGDSPTRSPFQRDRDRIIHSTAFRRLKHKTQVFVYHEGDHYRTRLTHTIEVSQIARALARALGLDEDLAEALALSHDLGHTPFGHTGEDALDAEMLGQGGFDHNAQALRIVTRLERRYAAYDGLNLTWETLEGLVKHNGPLVDAEGRGIGAYREQGVPGAILEYCDVQDLKLASFASAEAQCAAIADDIAYDAHDIDDGLRAELFDLVDLAGVPFLRDILGEIDRAYPGLERSRVIHELVRRIITRFVEDVIAESGRRLASLAPVDADAIRAADDAVVAFSPGMAEAEAGIKGFLYPHMYRHPTVMAVRRQADRVVRELFRRLVAEPQLMPAEWCADLAGAEDSRLMRRVADYIAGMTDRYALEEHRRLFDATPDLR; translated from the coding sequence GTGCGGCCCAATGGCGAACGCTGGCGAGCGCCCTATGCCTGCGACCCCGGAGCGAGCCGCGGCAGGCTCTATCCGGAAGGCGATTCGCCGACGCGCAGTCCCTTCCAGCGCGATCGTGACCGTATCATTCACTCCACCGCGTTCCGGCGGCTGAAGCACAAGACCCAGGTTTTCGTCTATCATGAGGGCGACCACTACCGGACGCGCCTGACGCATACCATCGAGGTCAGCCAGATCGCCCGGGCACTTGCCCGCGCGCTGGGCCTCGACGAAGACCTCGCGGAGGCTCTCGCCCTTTCGCATGATCTTGGCCACACCCCGTTCGGCCATACAGGCGAGGATGCGCTGGATGCCGAAATGCTGGGGCAGGGCGGTTTCGACCACAACGCGCAGGCTCTGCGAATCGTCACAAGGCTGGAGCGCCGCTATGCGGCTTACGATGGGCTCAACCTGACATGGGAGACGCTCGAGGGGCTGGTGAAGCACAACGGCCCTCTGGTGGACGCCGAGGGGCGCGGGATCGGCGCCTATCGCGAACAGGGCGTGCCCGGCGCCATTCTGGAATATTGCGACGTGCAGGATTTGAAGCTCGCCAGTTTCGCCAGCGCCGAAGCCCAATGCGCGGCCATCGCTGATGACATCGCCTATGATGCGCATGACATCGACGATGGGTTGAGGGCTGAACTGTTTGACCTGGTGGATCTCGCCGGCGTTCCCTTCCTGCGCGATATCCTCGGCGAGATCGATCGTGCCTATCCCGGGCTTGAGCGCAGCCGGGTCATTCACGAGCTCGTGCGTCGCATCATCACCCGCTTCGTCGAGGACGTGATCGCCGAGAGCGGCCGTCGCCTCGCGTCGCTCGCCCCAGTGGATGCCGATGCCATCCGTGCCGCCGACGATGCCGTGGTCGCGTTCTCGCCGGGGATGGCCGAGGCGGAGGCCGGCATCAAGGGCTTCCTTTATCCGCATATGTACCGGCACCCGACCGTGATGGCGGTGCGCCGCCAGGCGGATCGCGTCGTTCGCGAACTCTTCCGCCGGCTTGTAGCGGAACCTCAGCTGATGCCCGCGGAGTGGTGCGCGGACCTTGCGGGCGCCGAGGACAGCCGCCTGATGAGGCGCGTCGCGGACTATATCGCTGGCATGACCGACCGCTACGCCTTGGAGGAACACCGGCGCTTGTTTGACGCAACACCTGATTTGCGCTAG
- a CDS encoding Cell division septation protein DedD encodes MIERNKARFAEDPAFDDRPVRPSGSNQQPFVGDDPLAELARIVGQDDPFRGLLANERNLRSPGESNAAQRFSPKPLNDDFASGYGQPDDRAPLRGSLPGFGADDRMAPPRSDHYDPVEPPAWLTQPRDEQPARSFPAEPDQEPRPGHYDQSYAPEIGAEPRFDPTTGTYAYPGYQDGGPDDFQDDDERRTDGRDDDYDQPAYADETIPERRSRKGLIAVVLILGMAVVGVASALVFRGGSSVSGDGPPVITADDQPVKVQPENPGGVVVPDQNKAIYERAGDPVAKETKVVSRQEQPLDVNQALRQEQPSATGATDTIGLPNALSPSGASEMGMGGPTAPHPATAVLGEPRRVRTVSVRPDGTIMTDPPQAPQPQAPRVAAADPTPVNATPASPQQRSNEPPAQAEAQPAVAPPAPPRPPTRAPLRITPPAQQRAAAPAPAQPEQVAAVNTQAPSPGGAAPAATSGGSFAVQLGAPGSEKEARDLFASLQRRYGDLGGYRPQIRRAEVNDRTIYRLRVGPFSREDATSLCTRLQASGGQCFVARN; translated from the coding sequence ATGATTGAGAGAAACAAGGCTCGCTTTGCTGAGGATCCCGCGTTTGACGACCGTCCTGTGCGGCCGTCTGGGAGCAACCAGCAACCCTTCGTCGGCGATGATCCGCTGGCAGAGCTGGCACGAATCGTCGGTCAGGACGACCCCTTCCGTGGGCTGCTGGCCAACGAAAGGAATCTTCGCTCGCCGGGCGAGAGCAACGCTGCTCAACGATTTTCACCGAAGCCGCTGAACGACGACTTCGCGTCCGGCTATGGCCAGCCTGACGACCGGGCGCCGCTGCGCGGCAGCTTGCCCGGCTTCGGAGCGGATGACCGGATGGCGCCGCCGCGCAGTGACCACTACGATCCGGTCGAGCCTCCCGCATGGCTCACCCAACCCCGCGATGAGCAGCCGGCCAGGTCTTTTCCGGCTGAACCGGATCAGGAGCCGCGGCCTGGGCACTATGATCAATCCTACGCGCCTGAGATCGGCGCGGAGCCGCGCTTCGACCCGACGACTGGAACCTATGCCTATCCGGGTTATCAGGATGGCGGTCCGGACGATTTTCAGGACGATGATGAGCGGCGGACCGATGGTCGGGATGACGACTATGACCAGCCTGCCTATGCTGACGAGACGATACCCGAGCGTCGTTCGCGCAAGGGGCTGATCGCCGTTGTGCTTATCCTTGGCATGGCGGTGGTCGGTGTTGCGTCAGCGCTCGTGTTCAGGGGCGGATCGAGTGTCTCGGGCGATGGCCCGCCGGTCATTACCGCTGACGACCAACCGGTCAAGGTGCAGCCTGAGAATCCAGGCGGTGTCGTCGTGCCGGATCAGAACAAGGCCATTTACGAGCGGGCGGGTGATCCCGTTGCGAAGGAAACGAAGGTCGTCAGCCGCCAGGAGCAGCCGCTCGATGTGAATCAGGCGCTGCGCCAGGAACAGCCCTCTGCGACGGGCGCGACGGACACGATCGGCCTGCCGAATGCGCTGTCGCCCTCCGGCGCAAGCGAGATGGGCATGGGCGGTCCAACGGCTCCCCATCCCGCCACCGCTGTCCTGGGCGAGCCCCGGCGCGTGAGGACGGTGTCCGTGCGCCCCGACGGGACGATCATGACTGACCCACCGCAGGCGCCCCAGCCGCAGGCCCCCCGTGTTGCCGCCGCCGATCCGACACCGGTCAACGCGACGCCGGCTTCGCCGCAGCAGCGTTCCAACGAGCCCCCCGCTCAAGCTGAGGCCCAACCGGCCGTCGCGCCGCCGGCTCCGCCCCGTCCGCCGACACGCGCTCCGCTGCGGATCACGCCGCCGGCGCAACAACGCGCGGCGGCACCCGCGCCTGCTCAGCCCGAGCAGGTCGCGGCGGTGAACACCCAGGCTCCGAGCCCCGGTGGCGCTGCACCCGCGGCGACGAGCGGCGGCAGCTTCGCCGTCCAGCTGGGCGCCCCTGGCAGTGAGAAGGAAGCGCGGGATCTCTTTGCGTCCCTGCAGCGCCGCTACGGCGATCTTGGTGGCTACCGGCCGCAGATCCGCCGGGCGGAGGTCAACGATCGCACGATCTATCGTCTGCGTGTCGGGCCGTTCTCCCGCGAAGATGCAACATCGCTGTGCACGCGCCTTCAGGCCTCCGGCGGGCAGTGCTTCGTAGCCCGTAATTGA
- the nagZ gene encoding Beta-hexosaminidase: MTRAMIAGCSGLSLNAEEARFYRDADPWGFILFKRNVDTPDQVRALTAALREAVGRADAPILIDQEGGRVQRLRPPHWPDYPPGRAYGELYERDEAFGSEIARLGARLIAHDLLSLGITVDCMPVLDIPIPGASSVIGDRAYGSQPRLVADLGRAVADGLMAGGVLPVIKHVPGHGRAGVDSHYDLPVVDVPLSELEMCDFVPFRLLSDLPLAMTAHVVYKAIDERHPATTSAVVISRVIRQAIGFGGLLMSDDLSMNALSGTAEERARASLNGGCDVVLHCNGDLDEMRRVAAEVPLLAGEAEARAAAALRATAAGPEPFDPVEGMACHNLALATAA, encoded by the coding sequence ATGACGCGCGCGATGATCGCCGGTTGTTCCGGCCTGAGCCTGAACGCAGAGGAAGCGCGCTTCTATCGGGACGCGGACCCTTGGGGGTTTATTCTTTTCAAGCGCAATGTGGATACACCGGATCAGGTGCGGGCCTTGACGGCCGCATTGCGCGAGGCCGTTGGCCGCGCGGATGCGCCCATCCTCATCGACCAGGAAGGCGGGCGGGTGCAGCGGCTGAGGCCGCCCCATTGGCCGGATTATCCGCCGGGCCGCGCCTATGGCGAGCTCTACGAGCGCGACGAGGCCTTCGGGAGCGAGATCGCCCGGCTCGGGGCGCGCCTGATCGCGCACGATCTTTTGTCGCTCGGCATTACCGTGGATTGCATGCCGGTCCTCGACATCCCGATCCCGGGTGCGAGTTCCGTCATTGGTGATCGCGCTTATGGATCGCAGCCGCGTCTTGTCGCGGATCTCGGCCGGGCGGTTGCCGACGGCTTGATGGCGGGCGGCGTGCTGCCCGTGATCAAGCACGTGCCCGGCCACGGGCGGGCCGGCGTCGACAGTCATTACGACCTGCCTGTCGTCGATGTTCCCCTGTCGGAACTGGAGATGTGCGACTTCGTGCCCTTCCGGCTCCTGTCAGACCTGCCACTCGCGATGACAGCCCATGTAGTCTACAAGGCCATCGATGAGCGCCATCCTGCGACGACCTCGGCGGTTGTCATCAGTCGCGTCATTCGCCAGGCGATCGGTTTCGGTGGCCTGTTGATGAGCGACGATCTGTCCATGAATGCCCTCTCCGGCACGGCCGAGGAGCGCGCCCGGGCTTCTCTCAACGGCGGCTGCGACGTCGTTCTCCATTGCAACGGCGATCTTGACGAGATGCGCCGTGTCGCGGCCGAGGTGCCGTTGCTTGCCGGGGAGGCGGAGGCGCGTGCGGCGGCGGCGCTGAGGGCGACGGCCGCGGGGCCCGAGCCGTTCGATCCTGTGGAAGGCATGGCTTGCCACAACCTAGCGCTTGCGACGGCTGCTTGA